A genome region from Pseudomonas sp. N3-W includes the following:
- the betI gene encoding transcriptional regulator BetI, whose protein sequence is MPKVGMQPIRRQQLIEATLQAVDQVGMGDASIALIARLAGVSNGIISHYFQDKNGLIAATMRYLMSVLSENVTARRQALADDSPRAHLQVIIEGNFDASQVNGPAMKTWLAFWATSMHQPSLHRLQRINDHRLYSNLCCQFRRVLPLDQARNAARGLAALIDGLWLRGALSGDAFDTEQAQQIAYEYMDFQLAKQVS, encoded by the coding sequence ATGCCCAAGGTCGGTATGCAACCCATCCGCCGTCAACAGTTGATCGAAGCCACTTTGCAGGCTGTCGATCAGGTCGGAATGGGGGACGCCAGCATTGCGCTGATCGCCCGTTTGGCCGGTGTCTCGAATGGCATCATCAGTCACTATTTTCAGGACAAGAATGGCCTGATCGCCGCCACGATGCGGTACCTGATGAGCGTCCTCAGCGAGAACGTCACCGCGCGCCGCCAGGCGCTGGCAGATGACAGCCCACGGGCGCATCTGCAGGTGATTATCGAAGGCAACTTCGACGCCAGCCAGGTCAATGGCCCGGCAATGAAAACCTGGCTGGCCTTCTGGGCCACCAGCATGCACCAGCCGTCTTTGCACAGGTTGCAGCGGATCAACGATCACCGCCTGTATTCCAACCTGTGCTGCCAGTTCCGCCGCGTGTTGCCGCTTGATCAAGCGCGCAACGCCGCCCGAGGCCTGGCAGCGTTGATTGACGGCTTGTGGTTGCGCGGCGCGCTGTCGGGAGACGCTTTCGACACCGAGCAGGCGCAACAGATCGCTTACGAATACATGGATTTCCAATTGGCCAAGCAGGTGAGTTAG
- the betB gene encoding betaine-aldehyde dehydrogenase gives MARFELQKLYIDGGYSDASSDATFEAINPANGEVLANVQRATKEDVERAVVSAEKGQKIWAAMTAMERSRILRRAVDILRERNDELAALETLDTGKSYSETKYVDIVTGADVLEYYAGLVPAIEGEQIPLRTTSFVYTRREPLGVVAGIGAWNYPIQIALWKSAPALAAGNAMIFKPSEVTSLTTLKLAEIYTEAGVPAGVFNVLTGSGREVGTWLTEHPRIEKISFTGGTDTGKKVMASASSSSLKEVTMELGGKSPLIIFDDADLDRAADTAMMANFYSSGQVCTNGTRVFVPSHLKAAFEAKIAERVARIRIGNPQDENTNFGPLVSFAHMESVLGYIAKGKEEGARVLCGGERLTEGDLAKGAFVAPTVFTDCTDEMTIVREEIFGPVMAILTYETEEEVIRRANDTDFGLAAGIVTKDLNRAHRVIHQLEAGICWINAWGESDAKMPVGGYKQSGVGRENGISSLNNFTRIKSVQVELGDYASVF, from the coding sequence ATGGCCCGTTTCGAACTGCAAAAACTCTACATCGATGGCGGCTACAGTGACGCCAGCAGCGACGCCACCTTCGAAGCCATCAACCCGGCTAACGGTGAAGTCCTCGCAAACGTCCAGCGCGCGACGAAAGAAGACGTCGAACGTGCCGTGGTCAGCGCCGAGAAAGGCCAGAAAATCTGGGCTGCAATGACCGCCATGGAGCGTTCGCGCATCCTGCGCCGTGCCGTCGACATCCTGCGTGAGCGCAACGATGAACTGGCCGCGCTGGAAACCCTGGACACCGGCAAGTCGTACTCCGAAACCAAATACGTCGACATCGTCACTGGCGCTGACGTGCTGGAGTACTACGCAGGTCTGGTCCCGGCCATCGAAGGCGAGCAGATCCCGCTGCGCACCACCTCGTTCGTCTACACCCGTCGCGAGCCGCTGGGCGTCGTGGCCGGTATCGGCGCGTGGAACTACCCGATCCAGATCGCCCTGTGGAAATCCGCACCGGCCCTGGCCGCCGGTAACGCGATGATCTTCAAGCCAAGCGAAGTCACCTCCCTGACCACCCTGAAACTGGCCGAGATCTACACCGAAGCCGGCGTTCCGGCTGGCGTGTTCAACGTCCTGACCGGCAGCGGCCGTGAAGTCGGCACCTGGCTGACCGAACACCCACGCATCGAGAAAATCTCCTTCACCGGCGGCACCGACACCGGCAAGAAAGTCATGGCCAGCGCTTCGAGCTCTTCGCTCAAGGAAGTGACCATGGAACTGGGCGGCAAATCCCCGCTGATCATCTTCGACGACGCCGACCTCGATCGCGCCGCCGACACCGCGATGATGGCCAACTTCTACAGCTCCGGTCAGGTCTGCACCAACGGCACTCGCGTGTTCGTACCGAGCCACCTCAAAGCTGCTTTCGAAGCCAAGATCGCTGAGCGCGTTGCGCGCATCCGCATCGGCAACCCGCAAGACGAGAACACCAACTTCGGCCCGCTGGTCAGCTTCGCCCACATGGAAAGCGTGCTGGGTTATATCGCCAAAGGTAAGGAAGAAGGTGCCCGCGTCCTGTGCGGCGGCGAGCGTCTGACCGAAGGCGACCTGGCCAAGGGCGCCTTCGTGGCCCCGACCGTGTTCACCGACTGCACCGACGAAATGACCATCGTGCGCGAAGAAATCTTCGGCCCGGTCATGGCCATCCTGACGTACGAAACCGAAGAAGAAGTGATCCGTCGTGCCAACGACACCGACTTCGGCCTGGCCGCCGGTATCGTCACCAAAGACCTGAACCGCGCCCACCGCGTGATTCATCAACTGGAAGCCGGTATCTGCTGGATCAACGCCTGGGGCGAGTCCGACGCGAAAATGCCGGTTGGCGGCTACAAGCAGTCGGGTGTTGGCCGTGAGAACGGCATCAGCTCGCTGAACAACTTCACACGTATCAAATCGGTACAGGTCGAACTGGGCGATTACGCCTCGGTTTTCTGA
- the betA gene encoding choline dehydrogenase, with product MSQEYDYIIIGAGSAGNTLATRLTEDEGVTVLLLEAGGPDYRLDFRTQMPAALAFPLQGRRYNWAYETDPEPHMDGRRMECGRGKGLGGSSLINGMCYIRGNAMDYDNWSKLPGLEDWDYLNCLPYFRKAETRDIGPNDYHGGDGPVSVTTPKAGNNPLFHAMVEAGVQAGYPRTEDLNGYQQEGFGPMDRTVTPNGRRASTARGYLDTAKKRSTLTIVTHALTDKILFEGKRATGVRYLIGAAEERVEATARKEVLLCSGAIGSPQILQRSGVGPAELLNKLDIPVVHDLPGVGENLQDHLELYLQYACTQPVSLYPSLLWYNQPAIGAEWLFNGTGIGASNQFEAGGFIRTREEFDWPNIQYHFLPVAINYNGSNGVKEHGFQAHMGSMRSPSRGRVQAKSKDPREYPSILFNYMATEQDWQEFRDGIRLTREIMQQPALDAFRGREISPGIDVQTDEQLDKFIREHAETAFHPSCSCKMGTDDMAVVDAEGRVHGMQALRVVDASIMPIITTGNLNAPTIMIAEKIADKIRGRQSLPRSTADYYVAGDAPVRGKPLRDVSLTAQ from the coding sequence ATGTCCCAAGAATACGATTACATCATCATCGGTGCCGGCTCGGCCGGTAACACTCTGGCGACCCGTCTGACTGAAGACGAAGGCGTCACCGTCCTGCTGCTCGAAGCCGGCGGTCCGGACTACCGTCTCGATTTCCGCACGCAAATGCCGGCGGCCTTGGCGTTCCCGCTGCAAGGCCGTCGCTACAACTGGGCCTACGAAACCGATCCAGAGCCACACATGGACGGTCGCCGGATGGAATGCGGTCGCGGCAAGGGCCTGGGTGGTTCTTCGCTGATCAACGGCATGTGCTACATCCGTGGCAACGCGATGGACTACGACAACTGGTCGAAGCTGCCAGGGCTTGAAGACTGGGACTACCTCAACTGCCTGCCGTATTTCCGTAAAGCCGAAACCCGCGATATCGGCCCCAACGACTACCACGGTGGCGACGGTCCGGTCAGCGTGACCACGCCCAAAGCCGGCAACAACCCGCTGTTCCACGCGATGGTTGAAGCAGGCGTGCAAGCCGGTTACCCGCGCACCGAAGACCTGAACGGCTACCAGCAAGAAGGCTTCGGCCCGATGGACCGTACCGTGACGCCGAACGGCCGTCGTGCCAGCACCGCTCGCGGTTACCTGGACACCGCCAAAAAGCGTTCGACCCTGACCATCGTCACCCACGCCCTGACCGACAAGATCCTGTTCGAAGGCAAGCGTGCGACCGGCGTGCGTTACCTGATCGGCGCCGCTGAAGAGCGCGTTGAAGCCACGGCGCGCAAAGAAGTGCTGCTGTGCTCCGGTGCGATCGGTTCGCCACAGATTCTGCAACGCTCCGGCGTCGGCCCGGCCGAACTGCTGAACAAGCTCGACATTCCAGTGGTCCACGACCTGCCGGGCGTTGGCGAAAACTTGCAGGACCACCTTGAGCTGTACCTGCAATACGCTTGCACCCAACCGGTCTCGCTGTACCCATCGCTGCTCTGGTACAACCAGCCGGCCATCGGTGCCGAGTGGCTGTTCAACGGCACCGGCATCGGCGCCAGCAACCAGTTCGAAGCCGGCGGTTTCATCCGTACCCGCGAAGAATTCGATTGGCCGAACATCCAGTACCACTTCCTGCCGGTCGCGATTAACTACAACGGCAGCAATGGCGTCAAAGAACACGGTTTCCAGGCGCACATGGGTTCCATGCGTTCGCCGAGCCGTGGTCGCGTCCAGGCCAAGTCGAAGGATCCACGGGAATACCCGAGCATCCTGTTCAACTACATGGCCACCGAGCAGGACTGGCAGGAATTCCGCGACGGCATCCGCCTGACCCGTGAAATCATGCAGCAGCCGGCACTGGACGCTTTCCGTGGTCGCGAAATCAGCCCGGGCATCGACGTGCAAACCGATGAGCAGTTGGACAAGTTCATCCGCGAACACGCCGAAACCGCGTTCCACCCGTCCTGCTCGTGCAAGATGGGCACCGACGACATGGCGGTGGTTGACGCCGAAGGTCGCGTGCATGGCATGCAGGCGTTGCGCGTGGTCGATGCTTCGATCATGCCGATCATCACCACCGGCAACCTGAACGCGCCAACGATCATGATCGCCGAGAAAATCGCCGACAAGATCCGTGGCCGCCAGTCGCTGCCGCGCAGCACCGCCGACTACTACGTGGCCGGTGATGCACCGGTGCGTGGCAAGCCGTTGCGCGATGTGAGCCTGACCGCGCAGTAA
- a CDS encoding TldD/PmbA family protein, with amino-acid sequence MFDFHPQLKQRFAALRTGAEFFSLRYVRESGQYLSVRKNVAEPPSFSRDEGAMLTVRVNGVEAYAATNDLSQQGLQAALDRAEQQARRLQPHALLDLSKQAVSSDRADYLSPHLDQPFPSLSDCYQLLGAESAAVPKDERLVNWEVSIGITNVEQIYLNSAGAELRQAQRFVYPTLEVTAYDGSDSQTRTLGRENFGQQGGFDVISRCGLIGAGPKVADDALQLLLAPNAPHGPRDLLLMPDQMMLQIHESIGHPLELDRILGDERNYAGTSFVKASDFGRLQYGSKLLNVSFDPDIPEELASYSHDDDGTAASKQLLIKEGLLLRPLGGALSQFRAGMDGVANSRACGWNRPPIDRMANLNIEPGDQSLEQLIGGIEHGILMRTNRSWSIDDARNKFQFGCEWGQLIENGELKGVVKNPNYRAISAHFWKSLSAVGDASTFQILGTPNCGKGEPNQVIRVGHASPACVFSNVDVFGGDA; translated from the coding sequence ATGTTCGATTTCCACCCCCAGCTCAAGCAGCGTTTTGCTGCGTTGCGCACGGGCGCTGAATTCTTTTCCTTGCGCTATGTTCGTGAGTCCGGCCAATACCTGTCAGTGCGCAAGAACGTCGCCGAACCGCCGAGTTTCAGCCGTGACGAAGGGGCGATGCTGACCGTGCGGGTCAACGGCGTCGAAGCCTATGCCGCGACCAACGACCTGTCGCAACAGGGCCTGCAAGCCGCGCTCGACCGGGCCGAACAACAAGCTCGCCGACTCCAGCCGCATGCCCTCCTGGACCTGAGCAAGCAAGCCGTCTCCAGCGACCGCGCCGACTATCTCTCGCCTCACCTCGACCAGCCCTTCCCATCCCTGAGCGACTGCTATCAGTTGCTCGGCGCCGAATCCGCTGCGGTGCCCAAGGACGAGCGACTGGTGAACTGGGAAGTGAGCATCGGCATCACCAACGTCGAGCAGATCTACCTCAACAGTGCTGGCGCCGAATTGCGTCAGGCCCAGCGTTTCGTCTACCCGACTCTCGAAGTCACCGCCTACGACGGCAGCGACAGCCAGACCCGCACCCTGGGCCGGGAAAACTTCGGCCAGCAGGGCGGCTTCGATGTCATCAGCCGTTGCGGCCTGATCGGCGCCGGGCCGAAAGTGGCCGACGACGCCCTGCAATTGCTGTTGGCACCGAACGCCCCGCACGGCCCTCGCGACCTGCTGCTGATGCCGGACCAGATGATGCTGCAAATCCACGAGTCCATCGGTCACCCGCTGGAGCTGGACCGCATTCTGGGCGACGAGCGCAATTACGCTGGCACCAGCTTCGTCAAGGCCAGCGACTTCGGCCGCCTGCAATACGGCTCGAAACTGCTGAACGTGAGCTTCGACCCAGACATCCCGGAAGAACTCGCCAGCTACAGTCATGACGACGACGGCACAGCGGCGAGCAAGCAATTGCTGATCAAGGAGGGCTTGCTCCTGCGCCCATTGGGCGGTGCGCTGTCGCAATTCCGGGCCGGTATGGATGGAGTCGCCAACAGCCGCGCCTGTGGCTGGAATCGCCCGCCCATCGACCGCATGGCCAACCTCAACATCGAGCCCGGCGATCAATCGCTGGAGCAGCTGATTGGCGGTATCGAACACGGCATCCTGATGCGTACCAACCGTTCGTGGTCCATCGATGATGCGCGCAACAAGTTCCAGTTCGGCTGCGAGTGGGGTCAGCTGATCGAAAACGGCGAACTCAAGGGCGTGGTGAAAAACCCCAACTACCGGGCGATTTCCGCGCACTTCTGGAAGAGCCTCAGCGCGGTCGGCGACGCCAGTACCTTCCAGATTCTGGGCACGCCGAACTGCGGCAAGGGCGAGCCGAACCAGGTGATCCGCGTCGGCCACGCCTCGCCGGCGTGCGTGTTCAGCAATGTTGATGTGTTTGGAGGAGACGCTTGA
- a CDS encoding TldD/PmbA family protein → MTTPNNQVEGFKSLVNWLRGAVHGPEQFTLSYAAESSAFVRFNHAKVRQAGQVQQASIGFKLINDGRHADLHITLSGDPEVDLQRLAEGLQQLRETLPLLPPDPYLLLNHNGWQSKNVQDHPLPDTEQVVAEITQAAEGLDLVGFYAAGPISRGFASSSGAFGWHQANSFNFDFSLFHENGEAVKASYAGHDWNSTGFAKRFQQAREQLEYLGRPLRTLAPGQYRAYLAPAALQEIMDMLGWGGFSAQSIASKSSPLQKLYAGDHAFSPLVSIDEKVSGSLSPAFSGEGYPRSDLGLIVEGKAGEQMVSSRSAAEYGLTANGASGGEMPSALNMAAGTLPDAEILKQLGTGLYISNLWYLNYSDQPAARMTGMTRFATFWVENGEIQAPVSTMRFDDSAYSLLGSQLEALTAERELLLSSSTYSQRATASALLPGALVRRLTLTL, encoded by the coding sequence ATGACTACTCCCAATAACCAGGTCGAAGGGTTCAAGAGCCTGGTCAACTGGTTGCGCGGTGCCGTGCACGGGCCTGAGCAATTCACCCTCAGCTACGCGGCGGAATCGTCGGCGTTCGTGCGCTTCAACCACGCCAAGGTGCGTCAGGCCGGACAGGTGCAGCAAGCGAGCATCGGCTTCAAACTGATCAACGACGGCCGCCACGCCGACCTGCACATCACCCTCTCGGGCGATCCTGAAGTTGACCTTCAGCGCCTCGCCGAGGGCCTGCAACAATTGCGCGAGACCCTGCCGCTGCTGCCGCCGGACCCGTATCTGCTGCTCAACCACAACGGCTGGCAGAGCAAGAATGTGCAGGACCATCCGCTGCCGGACACCGAGCAGGTCGTGGCTGAAATCACTCAGGCCGCCGAAGGGCTGGATCTGGTGGGATTCTATGCGGCGGGGCCGATCAGTCGCGGGTTTGCCAGCTCGTCCGGCGCGTTCGGCTGGCATCAGGCCAATAGCTTCAACTTCGATTTCAGCCTGTTTCACGAAAACGGCGAGGCAGTGAAAGCCAGCTACGCCGGGCATGACTGGAACAGCACAGGCTTTGCCAAACGCTTCCAGCAGGCCCGCGAGCAGCTTGAGTATCTGGGTCGACCGCTGCGCACCCTGGCGCCGGGGCAGTACCGCGCGTATCTGGCACCCGCCGCGCTGCAAGAAATCATGGACATGCTTGGCTGGGGCGGTTTCTCGGCGCAGTCGATCGCCAGCAAGAGCAGCCCGCTGCAGAAGCTCTATGCGGGCGATCATGCGTTCAGCCCGCTGGTGTCCATCGACGAGAAAGTCAGCGGCTCCCTGAGCCCGGCGTTTTCCGGCGAGGGTTATCCGCGCAGTGATCTGGGCCTGATCGTCGAAGGCAAGGCTGGCGAGCAGATGGTCAGTTCCCGCAGTGCCGCCGAATACGGGCTCACGGCCAACGGTGCCAGCGGCGGTGAAATGCCGAGCGCCTTGAACATGGCGGCGGGCACGCTGCCGGATGCCGAGATTCTCAAGCAGCTGGGTACGGGGCTGTACATCAGCAACCTGTGGTACCTGAACTACTCTGACCAACCCGCGGCACGTATGACCGGCATGACCCGCTTCGCGACGTTCTGGGTCGAGAATGGCGAGATTCAGGCACCGGTCAGCACCATGCGTTTTGATGACAGCGCCTACAGTCTGCTGGGTTCGCAGCTGGAGGCGTTGACCGCAGAGCGCGAGTTGCTGCTGTCGTCCAGCACCTACAGTCAGCGGGCGACGGCGTCAGCGCTGTTGCCGGGGGCGCTGGTGCGCCGATTGACCTTGACCCTGTAA
- the mdtD gene encoding multidrug transporter subunit MdtD, which translates to MPNRPPLDPVTARWLPWVVAIAFFMQSLDGTILNTALPAMAQDLAEDPLRMQGVIISYMLTVALLIPASGWIADRFGTKKIFFGAILLFSIGSLLCALSPNLTLLIASRVIQGLGGALMLPVGRLVVLRAYPRSELVRIMGFITIPGLLGPLMGPTTGGWMVQYLSWHWIFLVNLPVGLIGCYAVWKFIPDLRGTERTRFDGVGFLLFGASMVLITIAMEGLGELHLPHLRVMLLLVAGMACLAAYWLRAGRIDYPLFSPSLFKTRTFAVGILGNLFARLGGGALPFLVPLLLQVALGYSPSQAGMSMLPLSAAAMLAKSVARPLIERLGYRIILTGNTLFLGIMLAAMGLVSEATPYWLLLAMLALLGAINSLQFTAMNTVTLIDLDDASASSGNSLLSVVAQLSLGLGVACAGALLGGFTAEVGNDGVDTVLGAFQLTFVTVGVMAMLAATIFSQLSKEDGRRAKRPEEHIEP; encoded by the coding sequence ATGCCCAACCGCCCGCCTCTCGATCCTGTTACCGCCCGCTGGCTGCCATGGGTCGTCGCCATTGCCTTCTTCATGCAGTCCCTCGACGGGACGATCCTCAATACCGCCCTGCCGGCCATGGCCCAGGACCTGGCGGAAGATCCGTTGCGCATGCAGGGTGTGATCATCTCCTACATGCTCACCGTCGCCCTGCTGATCCCGGCCTCGGGCTGGATCGCCGATCGCTTCGGCACCAAGAAGATCTTCTTCGGCGCGATCCTGCTGTTCAGCATCGGCTCATTGCTCTGCGCCCTGTCGCCCAACCTGACATTGCTGATTGCCTCACGAGTCATTCAAGGCCTGGGCGGTGCCTTGATGCTGCCGGTCGGCAGGCTGGTGGTGCTGCGCGCCTACCCGCGCTCGGAACTGGTGCGGATCATGGGTTTCATCACCATTCCCGGGCTGCTCGGCCCGTTGATGGGGCCGACCACAGGCGGCTGGATGGTGCAATACCTGTCGTGGCACTGGATCTTCCTGGTCAACCTGCCGGTCGGCCTGATCGGCTGCTACGCGGTGTGGAAATTCATCCCGGACCTGCGCGGCACCGAGCGCACCCGTTTCGACGGCGTCGGTTTTCTGCTGTTCGGCGCCTCCATGGTGCTGATCACCATCGCCATGGAAGGCCTCGGTGAACTGCACCTGCCGCACCTGCGGGTGATGTTGTTGCTGGTAGCTGGCATGGCGTGCCTGGCGGCGTACTGGCTGCGCGCCGGACGCATCGACTATCCGCTGTTCTCGCCGTCATTGTTCAAGACCCGGACCTTCGCGGTCGGCATCCTCGGCAACCTGTTCGCCCGGCTGGGCGGCGGTGCGCTGCCATTTCTGGTGCCGTTGCTGTTGCAAGTGGCGCTGGGTTATTCGCCGTCACAGGCGGGCATGAGCATGCTGCCGCTGTCGGCGGCAGCGATGTTAGCCAAGTCGGTGGCGCGGCCACTGATCGAGCGTCTGGGCTACCGCATCATTCTCACCGGCAACACGCTGTTTCTGGGGATCATGCTGGCGGCCATGGGCCTGGTCAGCGAAGCCACCCCGTACTGGCTGTTGCTGGCGATGCTGGCCCTCCTCGGCGCGATCAACTCCCTGCAATTCACCGCGATGAACACCGTGACCCTGATCGACCTCGACGACGCCAGCGCCAGCAGCGGCAACAGCCTGTTGTCGGTGGTCGCGCAATTGTCCCTGGGCCTTGGTGTGGCGTGCGCCGGTGCGTTGCTCGGCGGCTTCACGGCAGAGGTCGGAAATGATGGCGTGGACACCGTGCTGGGCGCGTTCCAGCTGACCTTTGTCACCGTGGGCGTGATGGCGATGCTGGCCGCGACCATCTTCTCGCAGCTGTCGAAGGAAGACGGACGGCGTGCCAAACGTCCGGAAGAGCACATCGAACCTTAG
- the dbpA gene encoding ATP-dependent RNA helicase DbpA — protein sequence MLANLDSLGYAQMTPIQAQSLPVILKGMDLIAQAKTGSGKTAAFGIGLLNPINPRFFGCQALVICPTRELADQVAKEIRRLARAEDNIKVLTLCGGVSFGPQIGSLEHGAHIIVGTPGRIQQHLRKGSLVLHGLNTLILDEADRMLDMGFYDSIEEIIAQTPERRQTLLFSATYPVGIKQLASKFMRTPQIVKAEAFHDDTQIEQRFYEISPDERMDAVVKVLAHFRPVSCVAFCFTKQQVQETVDHLTAKGISAVGLHGDLEQRDRDQVLAMFSNRSTSVLVATDVAARGLDIDALDMVLNVELARDSEIHIHRVGRTGRAGEKGIAISLVAPSEAHRAQAIELLQKSPLSWDQVANLKSQGGTPLLPVMSTLCIGAGRKDKVRPGDILGALTGDAGIPGAQVGKIAIFDFQAYVAVERGIAKQALQRLNDGKIKGRSLRVRIL from the coding sequence ATGCTGGCTAACCTCGACTCCCTCGGTTATGCCCAGATGACGCCGATCCAGGCGCAAAGCTTGCCGGTGATCCTCAAGGGGATGGACCTGATCGCGCAGGCCAAGACCGGCAGCGGCAAGACCGCCGCCTTCGGTATCGGTCTGTTGAACCCGATCAATCCGCGCTTCTTCGGTTGCCAGGCACTGGTTATCTGCCCGACCCGTGAGCTGGCCGACCAGGTCGCCAAGGAAATCCGTCGTCTGGCCCGTGCCGAAGACAACATCAAGGTCCTGACCCTGTGCGGCGGCGTGTCGTTTGGCCCGCAGATCGGCTCGCTGGAGCATGGCGCGCACATCATCGTCGGCACCCCGGGTCGTATTCAGCAGCACCTGCGCAAGGGCTCGCTGGTTCTCCACGGCCTGAACACGCTGATCCTCGACGAAGCCGACCGCATGCTCGACATGGGTTTCTACGACTCCATCGAAGAAATCATCGCCCAGACCCCGGAGCGCCGCCAGACCCTGCTGTTCTCCGCGACCTACCCGGTGGGCATCAAGCAACTGGCGTCGAAGTTCATGCGCACCCCTCAGATCGTGAAGGCCGAGGCGTTTCATGACGACACGCAGATCGAGCAGCGTTTCTACGAAATTTCCCCGGACGAGCGCATGGATGCCGTGGTCAAGGTCCTCGCGCATTTCCGTCCGGTGTCCTGCGTGGCGTTCTGCTTCACCAAGCAGCAGGTTCAGGAAACCGTCGATCACCTGACCGCCAAAGGCATTTCCGCCGTCGGCCTGCACGGCGATCTGGAACAGCGTGACCGCGATCAGGTGCTGGCAATGTTCTCCAACCGCAGTACTTCGGTACTGGTTGCCACCGACGTCGCCGCTCGTGGTCTGGACATCGATGCGCTGGACATGGTGCTCAACGTCGAACTGGCGCGTGATTCGGAAATCCACATCCACCGTGTTGGCCGTACTGGCCGTGCCGGTGAGAAAGGCATCGCGATCAGCCTGGTCGCGCCGTCCGAAGCGCACCGCGCCCAGGCCATCGAGCTGCTGCAGAAGTCGCCGTTGAGCTGGGATCAGGTCGCCAATCTCAAATCCCAGGGCGGCACCCCGCTGCTGCCGGTGATGAGCACGCTGTGCATCGGCGCGGGTCGTAAAGACAAAGTGCGTCCGGGCGACATCCTCGGCGCACTGACGGGCGACGCCGGCATTCCGGGCGCTCAGGTCGGCAAGATCGCGATCTTCGATTTCCAGGCGTATGTGGCGGTTGAGCGTGGCATTGCCAAGCAGGCACTGCAGCGTCTGAACGACGGCAAGATCAAGGGCCGTTCGTTGCGCGTGCGTATTCTCTAA
- a CDS encoding NAD(P)/FAD-dependent oxidoreductase: MRSTEVVIIGAGAAGLMCALTAAGRGRKVMLLDHANKAGKKILMSGGGRCNFTNMYAEPANFLSQNEHFCKSALARYTQWDFIGMVAKHGVPYHEKKLGQLFCDNKSSDILEMLLQECNQVGVSLHLDTSIQTIEKVEAGYLLDTTLGQLTCESLVIATGGLSIPTLGATGFGYQVARQFGHDLLPTRAGLVPFTITDQLKELCTELSGTSVDCLVSCNDQSFRENILFTHRGLSGPAILQISSFWESGDTVEINLLPDHDVPGWLQQQQAERPNSELKTLLGEIFTKKMANLLADNWFVSKPMKQYTHAEIADIAEKLASWKVVPAGTEGYRTAEVTLGGVDTREVSSKTMESLKSPGLYFIGEVLDVTGHLGGFNFQWAWASGYAAAQYA, encoded by the coding sequence TTGCGCTCTACCGAAGTCGTGATCATTGGCGCTGGCGCCGCAGGGTTGATGTGTGCGCTGACCGCCGCCGGGCGCGGGCGCAAGGTGATGTTGCTCGACCATGCGAACAAGGCTGGCAAGAAAATCCTGATGTCGGGCGGTGGCCGCTGCAATTTCACCAACATGTACGCAGAACCCGCTAATTTCCTCTCGCAGAATGAACATTTCTGCAAGTCCGCACTGGCGCGCTACACCCAGTGGGATTTCATCGGCATGGTCGCCAAACACGGCGTGCCGTATCACGAGAAAAAACTCGGTCAGTTGTTCTGCGATAACAAATCCAGCGACATCCTCGAGATGCTGCTGCAAGAGTGCAATCAGGTCGGCGTCAGCCTGCACCTGGACACCTCTATCCAGACCATTGAGAAAGTCGAAGCCGGTTACCTGCTGGACACCACGCTGGGGCAACTGACTTGCGAATCGCTGGTGATCGCTACTGGCGGCCTGTCGATTCCAACGTTGGGCGCCACCGGTTTCGGCTATCAGGTGGCCAGGCAGTTCGGCCATGACCTGCTGCCGACCCGCGCCGGGCTGGTGCCGTTCACCATCACCGATCAGCTCAAAGAACTGTGCACCGAGTTGTCCGGCACATCGGTGGATTGTCTGGTGAGCTGCAATGACCAGAGTTTCCGCGAGAATATCCTGTTCACTCACCGCGGCCTCAGTGGCCCGGCGATTTTGCAGATTTCTTCGTTCTGGGAATCCGGCGACACCGTCGAGATCAACCTGCTGCCGGACCACGATGTGCCGGGCTGGCTGCAACAGCAACAGGCCGAGCGCCCGAACAGTGAGTTGAAAACCCTGCTCGGCGAGATCTTCACCAAGAAAATGGCCAACCTGCTGGCAGACAACTGGTTCGTCTCCAAGCCGATGAAGCAATACACCCACGCGGAAATCGCCGACATCGCCGAAAAGCTGGCGAGCTGGAAAGTCGTACCGGCCGGCACCGAGGGCTATCGCACCGCAGAAGTGACACTGGGCGGCGTGGACACCCGCGAAGTCTCGTCCAAGACCATGGAATCACTGAAAAGCCCCGGCCTGTATTTCATCGGTGAAGTGCTCGATGTCACCGGGCATCTGGGTGGCTTCAACTTTCAGTGGGCATGGGCGTCGGGGTATGCGGCGGCGCAGTACGCCTGA